From Arachis hypogaea cultivar Tifrunner chromosome 3, arahy.Tifrunner.gnm2.J5K5, whole genome shotgun sequence:
TAATAAACCATTCTGTAAGTTATAATCAAACTCTGCTGTAACTTTATAAATGTTATCTCTGTATTCCTTCATCAATGGAATGCCCCATGAATTTGCCCAATTTGCCCTACACCTTAATCCTTATTTGTAAATAAAGGAGTGGTTGGGCAGGTCGTCGCAGCAACCTAGGGTGCAtttggtttttgtttttattttctgaatttgGGATTCtattaaggaaaaagagaaaacaataaaaatgataaaaaaaattttcctgttttttagttttaccttctgttttctcttttctctttacaAAATTCTGAAACAGAAAatattgaaaatgaaaacagaaaataaaaacttACACCAAAGGCACTACAGTCTAAGgcttttattctatattttgatTGCTAGATGAAGTATTGATGTTCATCCTGACTTGCTGCAGTGCATGCCAAATTGTTATGCAAGGATTATGAGTTTGGGTGATCAAGAGAGTCGGATCGTTCTCATTGCCAAGACGAATGTTTCTGCTGGCGAAGAATTAACGTACGGTTTGTTCTGTCTCTACGTATTTATGTTAATGGCATTATTCTTCATTGGcattatattttggattaataTGATATGTAATCCCTTTTCTTTGATGTTGCAACAGGTATGATTACTTATTCGATCCAGATGAGCAGGATGAACTGAAAGTTCCCTGCCTTTGCAAAGCCTCCAATTGTAGGAAATTTATGAACTAGGGTTggcattttactttttttttttttttttactggagCAATTGCAGATTCCTAACCATAGGCCATAGTATAGAGTAAACAGTAGTCCATTGATAGGTATATCGTTTTTGCAATCTCATTATAATTGTATATTCTTTTGCTCATATAAATTAGGAAAAAAGATATTCAGATCAATGAATTAGAGGCATTTTTGTAAATTGCCTCTCCCATTCTTGTATATTCTCCAAAATTTTTGACATGACATTTGGAAAACAAAATGTGCATGAACAGAGCATATTCTTATGTATATTCATTTCAGGCTCAATAATGAATATACAGCATTTTTTGCATGCAGAACTCTTGTGATTGTGTGGCTAAAGTTTACATTTATCTCATGCAAGAAAGATATGGAGCTGAaatgattaaaaagaaaaagtctggTTTAAATATTTAAGGGTTTAGATTTTTTGGTTAATTGTGACTAAAGTGTGATTGAATTAATTTCATTGTTTAATTTGATTAAACTTTGCAGCTTTTGTTGTAATATAATCTTAGTATACTCTGGGATATCAAAAAAACTACAATAAAATTATGCTCTTAATATTATTGGGACAAACGGTACAACTAATTATCACTATCATAATTCTCTTGACAGGTATCttataatctttattttgttatttttctacaGCTTTTGAATCAATATTGAGTTGTCATATGTTAAAACATAATACTTAAGTGATGACATTACCAAAGGTCCAAAGCATAATACAGGaagttaattacaaaaaaaaattaaattaaattaaagcgaTAAAGCGATGAGCATAAAAAGCCTATTCAATTTTACACCACTTAAAATAATAttcatttaataattaaaataaaatactatctccgaccaaaaagaaaaaaaaaaggcataGACTCCCTctaggttgcgggttcgagtagACCTATGTTAAatagttttgtttttcttttggtcATGGGAcctattattaaaaaatacagctttttttgaaataaattctaattattcgcAACAACTGTATCAAACATAAATACTTCTAGCCTACCAATAACACGAAGGGGAGACCGGAAGGCTATTATGACTCAATTATATCACGACCGAGTTCTATTCTTGTTGTAATTTTCATAACGCCGAGAGACAGCAGACTCAGATAAAGTGTCCCAAACCTACAAGGTATGAGTGACAATagtaaatttcacagaaaaatcTATCAAGAACACATTTGAATTTCTGTGGCACTTTTCACTCACTTGCAATTTTCCCTCTGAGCCTCCTATAGCCAACACAAAGGGGTTGTCCTCTGAAAACGAAATAGAAAATACAGCTCCCTGAAAAGCCGCATCCAAAAACAGAAGTCATCAGTGTTACTTACACTTGTATCATGATTCAGACTAGAGAATACCTTTTTTTCTTTCGGGTAAATCTCAACAAATAAAAGAAGCAAACTTACAGCATTGGAGTTTTTAGATGCCACAACAGATGGTTGGTTGTTCGATAAATCCCAAAGCTTTACCTGCAACAAATAATAGTACTCGAATGAGATGATTTCCAATTCTGCAAGATATAGTATATAGGATAGGAACACAACAAACGGACTTCACAATTACCGTTTTGTCCATCGATCCAGTAGCAAGTAGCTGCAAGAAGGCAACAAGGTATGGTTAAACTGAGTACATAATAACTTGGTATTTCTCATCAAAACATTGAAAATACATACATTAGGTGCTGACACATTATAGGATACTGAGGTAACAGCTTTGTCATGTGCATGAAGAGTAAATGTAGAACTTAGATCAGATGTGGATTCAGACATTGCGGTCCGAACATCAAAACACTTGACAGTACCATCCTCGAGACTCGCCTAGAAGCACAATTTAATTATCATTAGTGAAGCTAAAACTATGCATCCATAAAAATACAATTACCAATCCAATCACTGAAACGAGAAATCAAAATTAACCATAACACACCACAAAATCGTGGTTAGTGTGTGGATCCCAGGCCAAGCTCTCGACATCAGCTGTGACTGACCACTTATAACCAGGATGGGATGGCATCCTTCCATCCCTCTGCAAAGTGTAAAAGCATTGAAAGCATTAGAATGTTAGATAACtaggaaaaaaggcaaacagaaATTCCAATGTTATCATTTTTAAAGAGAAAGTCTGTTTTGGCACATGAATATTATACAACCAAAATCTACAGTGTAATAAGTATCCATTTCAGGATCAcagtataaaaaaaagaaatgcaAAAATATAGAGTATATAAGCAACATTCTGTCACTACCAGGATCACAGTATGATCAAATGAACCACTAAGAAGAATTTTTGGTTCATGATGATTCCAAGCAACTGCTTGAACCTGTAAAGATAGATGAACAAAGGCATCAGACAACATATTGACTCAAGCAACCTAAATTAATGTTAGTAAGACAAAATATACAATATTAAATGACTTAATTAAGGAAAAAAGTGAAAATCTTTCCTACCAACGTATAAGTAATATTTCTAAGCTTGTACACTATTTAGAACtaagggaaaaaagaaaagaaaagatgatgGACATGAAGAGGGAAAGTCCTCTTTATAAATAAAAGAAGCTCATATTTgtaataattgattgaactttAGCATACTACTTGCCTTGTCTGAGTGATGCTCCATTGTACTCTCACACTTCCCAGTAGCCACATCCCAAATCTTGACTCGCTTGTCAGCACTGGCACTAGCAAGTACATTCCTGAATGTTTTAAGAATGACTGTCATCAGAGGTACAAAAGAATAGAGTTtcaaaataagtaataaatgaaACCTTTATGTCCCAAAAGGTGCCCAACAGATGAAATAATACCAAAATCCAGTTTTAAATTTAACAAACCTGATCTTTTTGTTCCAGGCAAGACCAAGTACAGAGTCAGTGTGACTGTCATCTTTGTATTTGATTGATTTCTACAAAACCAATTAACAGAATCAGTAACTGGGTCTATACTCAGAATTGCACTTCAACACAAAAAGATGTACAAaccttcttccccttcttctttttctctgaaaTGCCACCTAAAACCATGCATGGCTGCACTGCATCAATCTGGGAACAAAGAAAGCTTAGAAGGTATTCAATGAAAGTGACTTTATATTCTGAATGATGTTTCCAACTTTTCAGCGAAATTTATTAACCATATTCACTTACAACATCAAGGTCCCAAATTTCTATTGACGGTTCCATTGAACCAACAGCTAAGAAGTTTCCTGCAATGATAATGAAATAATAATGCGATAGAAAGTAGAGGAAGCATAAGGGGATCAAGTCAAATTTTGAGCATGCAAACGAAGGCTAGAATTTAGAACTTATTTACTAAAACAAAACAGACAAGAGCACAAAAAACcaacatatttaattaaaaaaaaaaggagtaaACATGCAAGATGCATTGACAAAGGCAATATTCCCCACCTTTCTCTCTTCCTTGAAGGCAGTCAAGCCACGCTGTGGATAGTGGAAATGCAGGAATTATGATATCATGATGGACATACATGTTCATCTCACTAGTACCGGCGTCCTCAAGTATATGAACCTTGTAGTAGAAAAAGACGCAACTCATATATGTCTACCATTGCATCACATAACAAACATCAAAGAAAAATACATCAGCCAATAAGTGAGGATTTGTTTACCTCGAGAAGACTGAGATCATCCTCAGTACGAGCACAAACAATGACGGAATCAGTTGGATTAATAATCATGTCTTCGAGTTCCTCAGAGTCATCATCATCCTTAACAATGTAAAACAATATGATGTTGTGAAGTCACAAATGAAGGTCAACAGCAGAATGCAGCAAAGTATTGGAACTTACGTTCTTATCTTTGATATAAGGATCCATATAAGGATCCAGGTCGTTACTTGGATAATAAAGATCACCAATCCCGGAACTAAATACCTCAACTCCTAAGGTCAATAAAAAGATGCAAATTAACACAGACAACACAAGGAGACAGAGCTAGCTAGCTAACCATAGTCATGGCTGATATCATGCTAAGTGATTCGATAGCTAACTCTAATTAAAACCGCTAACtagctaactaactaactaactatgaTAGATAACTCCCTGAGATGTTATTGTATaccttcatcttcatcatcgtAACGTTCCATGTCAAGCTCCTTCAAACCGAGGGCAATATCGTCCAATTTATCAGCCTTCCCGAGAGCATCAGCAACATTGAGTGCTCGCACAACTTCATCAACGGCACCACCGGCATCATCCATGCGTTCATCCCCtgcttcttcctcattttcactgTCTGCTGTACTGCATAACATACATGTATTgtaaagtatttgataaaattttataattggcTAAGtgagttttgaagaagaagagaaagacctGGCGGCGGCGGTGGTGATTATatcttgaatttcttccttggaAGGAGGTTCAGCTATTGTGGGTTCCGCCTTCGAAGCACCTATCGGTATCCACGAAATAGCTGAAATCATTCTtgagcaaggttctgaaaaccggaccggtcttCAAACTGCTTtagttactggttcactggtttattggtccaaccggtctaaccggtggttcaactggaaaaaccgttttagaataaaatacgCGTTATCATTATATTATAAACTAACAACATTCTAATAAATCATTAGAAAATAAACTTTAAAACTCAAGCAATAAGTCATTTAGATATTTAATTGTATGTACCGTAAGAAATCGAAAAAAAGTTTATACTTTATACACATACCAAATCATGTGTTTATCATATTCACAAAAATGTCTGATGCAACCAAACAAATATCTCAAAAATGAACACAAAATGAATCATAATGAAACTGAATAAATGCCCTCTCCCTTAATAACTACCTCAGAAAGTGGCTGAttccaacaataaaaaaaaacatgcataAATATAATGCTCTCGAGTGCTGTTATCACTTGAAACACTTGAAAAGTACCAAATGTATATGTATTACTTAGAAAAACATGCATTATCCAGTAAATTATAACAATGTTTCACTAGCCTTAATTCTATGAAGTTTCTCATGAACTAGATGTTTAGCACATAAAGTAAGATAAGAAATGTGACTACAAGTGCAGAAACAGAATATAACAAGAGGCGGGGTAGATCTTCATAGCTAGGATAGATAATTTCAAAGGCATATAATATATAGGACACACAGTATGAAGACGAATGGGTTTGTCTCCTCTTAGTGCAGCCTTTGGCAAGTTGCACTTTAGAGCATAAAGTACATCATCTAAAAGATAGAAGAACTACTGACATAACTAccttaaaataagtaattttgcAGTTGCAATCTTCCCTCTAAATTGTAGGAGCAGCTCCACCATTCCAGCATCAGATACAAGGCATGCCAAGTGAAGCACACTTCATCCAGCAACAAACATTATAAAACAAGCATAAAGTAACcacactaaacctgaaatcaataaagataaacaaaaataaaaaaatttcaataatgatttgatttctaatttttgcAACAGACCATgagcaaatatgaacaaaaaaattaggagCCATCAGCAACTGGTGAACCAGTAAAACACTATCAGAGCCATCGAGcaattagaaaacactaaaacagAATAAAAGAGTAAGTATTAGCAGAAACTAAAGGaacttattataaatatttgtccATTTCAGTGTAAAGGAAACCTACAGATCATAATTAAATCAATTTCTTTTTTCATTCTCaaattctctttcattctctctGACTTTTTGCACAACAACAAACAGGTGCTACATAATTCTGCTATCCACGTTCATCATCTTAGAGCAATTCCCCTTTACCTCTAATCACATCCTTGGCAACAACATACACTTCTTGTTTTTGGAGGCCAGAACCCAAAAGATCATGTTCAAGAATCACAAAAAAGAAATCAGAATAACAAACTTACATGGAAAGTCAAACCACCAGCAACAAAAAATTAagaatcaaaaaaattttaacaaaaattctaataaaatattCAACAATAAAAACTCAAATCCAAACACAGAGAACTCAGCATCCAaagttagaaaataaaaaaacagaaaaaataaacaaagaagtCATACTCAACAATCAGCATCTAAATTAAATTCAGAATTATATCACCAACCACCCCCAACTCAGaacacaaaattaacaaaatcaaccCCAACTCAAAATTCCATCAACAAAATTAactctgcaaaaaaaaaattcaacagaaTCATTCAAAACAACcattatttcaaaaaatccaacaacatcataAATTGAAGTAGCACGCTTACCAGCAACGAGGGAGGAAGGGACGTGACGGCAAGGAGGGAAAAAATTCAGCTCGGACagaaagagaaggagagagagggcTCGAGGACAACGACGACAGAGACTGCGACGTCAACAGCTCCAAGCAGATCTTTGAGAGGCGACGACGGCAAGGAGAAGCAACGTCTGCAACGGCGACGAGACACGGTGCGGAGCAAAGAGGCAGCAACGGGAAGACTGACGGAAGCAGAGAAGAGGTGACGGCCAAAAACGACGAGGAGCAGGGCGAGGAGGGGAGAAGCACCGACGACCCACGATGAGGAGTGGATGGCGGTGATGGTGGCGGGCTAGCGGCGGCTGCTCTTCGTTGGAGTTGGAGGGAGATTGAAAGGAAATTAGGGTTGAGGTGTGGTTAGGTGTGGGACTGAACAAAAGGGGCTGGGGCTATGTAGGGTTCAAACGTTTggggttttctttctttttttttttttagagataAAACGACGCCGTTTAGGAGTTTACTTTCAAACCAAAAAACCCGTTAAAAAACCGGACGGTTCtaccggttcaccggttaaccgccGGTTTGACCGGTTTTTTCACCGGTTTTTTGCTAAACGGTTTTTAACCTTACCCGGACCGGCTTAGTGACCGGTTCCCGGTTAatccggttgaaccggccggtccggttcggttttcagaaccatgctaAAAACAATCTTTTCGGACACATTCACTGCACATAATTAAGCGAGAGAAGTGAGAGAGAAGTCTGTGAGCCACATACCTGAGCACTAATCTCAACATGGCCGGTTTGAAGGTTACGAACAGGATGATTTTCTCCATGATGACCAAATTTCATCTTAAAGGTTTTGCCTCCTAAAGCTTGGCCAAGCAATTGATGGCCCATGCAAATTTCAAAGACAGACACCTTCTCTAGAATATCCCTTACTGTCTCGACAGCATAAGGAACAGCAGAAGGATCTGCAGGGCCATTGCTGAAAAGTATCCCATTCCCATCTGGCTTCATCTTCAAAGTTTCTGATGCTCTGGCCATGTAGATGTGCCAACAGTGATTTTGCAGCCATAAGATGCTAGTCATCTGAGTATATTTTGCTTTATTCCAAAATCATAGGCAACAACCTACAATGCATAAACCAGAATGAAGGGCATATTAAATTACCAATATTATACAAAAATGAAGGATGCAATAGTACTCTGTGGTTATACTCACATGAAAAGTCTCCTGAGACACTTTAGGATTAAATTCCCATTCTTGCTGTGTCTTATCAACCCAGTCATGTGGAGTTTTGCATGATACACCGCTTATAAGATCAATACCTAAATATGAAAAAGCATCCATGATCCATGTAGTCCATAATTAAGAATATTAGGAAAATCTCATGTTCATATGCTTACCAACAATGTCCCAAAATTGAGACATCTTAAGTAGATGTTCATCAGTTTTGGAATTGTCAGTGCTCAAGACACCAATAAGACTGCCATCTTCCTGAAATCTGCGGATGATTGCACTTGTATCAACATCATCTGTTGTATACGAAATTTTCAGCAACGTTAAAACcaaaacaacaaattttacataaTAGAATTTCTCAaagaactataaaaaaaatacttacaaATTCCCATGATATTCTTTTTTGCTAAGTAATCACCTAGAGTTTCTGCAAATCTCTAGTTTGAGGTACTGAATCAATAGATATTGCAATCAGAAAGCGATAGTTAGTTGATTAAAAAGTaaagctaaattgatgaaaagcAATTCTAGGGAATGTCAACAAAATCTGATACTCAAGCTTCTAATTACTAGACCCGCAAGGAAGCATTACCTTGATTcctcattggtgcacgaaattgcaatcacacttttgcaactccgcacaactaaccagcaagtgcactgggtcgtccaagtaataccttgcgtgagcaagggtcgatcccacggag
This genomic window contains:
- the LOC112791149 gene encoding uncharacterized WD repeat-containing protein C17D11.16 isoform X2; this encodes MDDAGGAVDEVVRALNVADALGKADKLDDIALGLKELDMERYDDEDEGVEVFSSGIGDLYYPSNDLDPYMDPYIKDKNDDDDSEELEDMIINPTDSVIVCARTEDDLSLLEVHILEDAGTSEMNMYVHHDIIIPAFPLSTAWLDCLQGREKGNFLAVGSMEPSIEIWDLDVIDAVQPCMVLGGISEKKKKGKKKSIKYKDDSHTDSVLGLAWNKKIRNVLASASADKRVKIWDVATGKCESTMEHHSDKVQAVAWNHHEPKILLSGSFDHTVILRDGRMPSHPGYKWSVTADVESLAWDPHTNHDFVASLEDGTVKCFDVRTAMSESTSDLSSTFTLHAHDKAVTSVSYNVSAPNLLATGSMDKTVKLWDLSNNQPSVVASKNSNAGAVFSISFSEDNPFVLAIGGSEGKLQVWDTLSESAVSRRYENYNKNRTRS
- the LOC112791149 gene encoding uncharacterized WD repeat-containing protein C17D11.16 isoform X3, with the translated sequence MMKMKDDDDSEELEDMIINPTDSVIVCARTEDDLSLLEVHILEDAGTSEMNMYVHHDIIIPAFPLSTAWLDCLQGREKGNFLAVGSMEPSIEIWDLDVIDAVQPCMVLGGISEKKKKGKKKSIKYKDDSHTDSVLGLAWNKKIRNVLASASADKRVKIWDVATGKCESTMEHHSDKVQAVAWNHHEPKILLSGSFDHTVILRDGRMPSHPGYKWSVTADVESLAWDPHTNHDFVASLEDGTVKCFDVRTAMSESTSDLSSTFTLHAHDKAVTSVSYNVSAPNLLATGSMDKTVKLWDLSNNQPSVVASKNSNAGAVFSISFSEDNPFVLAIGGSEGKLQVWDTLSESAVSRRYENYNKNRTRS
- the LOC112780882 gene encoding carbamoyl phosphate synthase small chain, chloroplastic-like gives rise to the protein MGIYDVDTSAIIRRFQEDGSLIGVLSTDNSKTDEHLLKMSQFWDIVGIDLISGVSCKTPHDWVDKTQQEWEFNPKVSQETFHVVAYDFGIKQNILR
- the LOC112791149 gene encoding uncharacterized WD repeat-containing protein C17D11.16 isoform X1, encoding MISAISWIPIGASKAEPTIAEPPSKEEIQDIITTAAASTADSENEEEAGDERMDDAGGAVDEVVRALNVADALGKADKLDDIALGLKELDMERYDDEDEGVEVFSSGIGDLYYPSNDLDPYMDPYIKDKNDDDDSEELEDMIINPTDSVIVCARTEDDLSLLEVHILEDAGTSEMNMYVHHDIIIPAFPLSTAWLDCLQGREKGNFLAVGSMEPSIEIWDLDVIDAVQPCMVLGGISEKKKKGKKKSIKYKDDSHTDSVLGLAWNKKIRNVLASASADKRVKIWDVATGKCESTMEHHSDKVQAVAWNHHEPKILLSGSFDHTVILRDGRMPSHPGYKWSVTADVESLAWDPHTNHDFVASLEDGTVKCFDVRTAMSESTSDLSSTFTLHAHDKAVTSVSYNVSAPNLLATGSMDKTVKLWDLSNNQPSVVASKNSNAGAVFSISFSEDNPFVLAIGGSEGKLQVWDTLSESAVSRRYENYNKNRTRS